One Engraulis encrasicolus isolate BLACKSEA-1 chromosome 5, IST_EnEncr_1.0, whole genome shotgun sequence DNA segment encodes these proteins:
- the ttk gene encoding dual specificity protein kinase Ttk — MEEEEHTDRGMQFALLCQKLQNIQRNINDDDTDNINKLITSNSPDSCLTYLTNLEKKGNPHADRILLNKLMDCYSQVFCHMPMGKYCQNQSYARMLVRFAELKAIQDVREAPDNFNVAISHCQDFAFVHIAYAQFELNQGNVQKSAQILQRAYEMDAKPTELLQAAMQNLKAGRNPLSLHGDKENIAALTGGNGLEAFRAGSDLSRGIHKSDQYGESPPLSIMSSGTESRTTSNEEQIPFWRSSSHHKRPSAAMPGRVPLIPLASPEDDRDDMKHLNKSEMPHLNGNICRTEPRASSNEEQIAFWRSSSHHKRPSAAMPGRVALLPFSIPEDDSDDLKHTNKSEMPHPNGIMSRQTSGSRVNTALAFSESKKSSWEGELSLKPVAVSPESRPWEDIAAESTTTLLHRADKKSTSPPEDTTERMNLVIGSNSPESCWTYLLGLERMGDPRSDSALLTRLLQCYSRVFAKLPLSKHSKNESYARMLVRFAELKGIEDPDEAQDNFIVARSNSRDFAFVHIAHAQFELSQGNKRKSTLILQKALGLKAKPIETLELALQNLKAGKTRLTSAEDKENIAEPAAPTLSALQRDWPERKEANAPQPPASQAPQKPLMERPSSEWKLPARIPRYVSPEDKKPPMPPLRTPRLVDPLPPPSSHIPTRLGTGISCQTPNYKDLPPNSFVTPVMKQRPQVVPTTLQSSQPSHTPLPQTPQNRVSTVQQTPQGSVFSNESITIKGQQFFILKMIGSGGSSKVYQVLDHKKQLYAIKYVDLQEADTPTVEGYKNEIEHLNHLQQYSEQIIKLYDYEITSSHIYMVMECGNLDLNTWLRKRKTVNALERKFYWGNMLEAVQTIHKHGIVHSDLKPANFVIVNASLKLIDFGIANRIQPDTTSIMKDNPVGTLNYMPPEAIRDTSAKAGQEGTSKISPKGDVWSLGCILYCMTYGKTPFQSITNHLAKMHAIIDPKHEIEFRDISEKDLLDVLKRCLVRNPKERISIAELLGHPYLQIRSQQPPTPPEPEKPCSEDLKRILNELAALQSPNSIARAASNLAKMCNSGKRLDVAECVKTSSQTSWKI, encoded by the exons atggaggaggaggagcacacTGATAGAGGGATGCAGTTTGCTCTGCTCTGTCAGAAGCTGCAGAATATTCAAAGAAACATCAATGATG ATGACACAGACAACATCAACAAACTCATCACATCAAACTCACCAGACTCCTGCCTCACCTATCTCACAAATCtggagaagaaaggaaatccaCATGCGGACCGTATTCTGCTGAACAAGTTAATGGATTGCTACTCTCAAGTGTTTTGCCACATGCCTATGGGGAAATACTGTCAAAACCAAAGCTATGCACGTATGTTGGTCAGATTTGCAGAGCTGAAAGC GATCCAAGATGTCAGGGAGGCTCCCGATAACTTCAATGTGGCAATCTCCCACTGCCAAGACTTTGCATTTGTCCACATAGCCTACGCCCAATTTGAACTGAATCAAG GTAATGTGCAGAAAAGCGCACAGATTCTCCAGAGAGCTTATGAAATGGATGCAAAGCCGACAGAACTGCTGCAAGCTGCAATGCAGAACCTAAAGGCTGGCAGAAATCCTCTGTCACTCCACGGCGACAAAGAGAACATTGCAG CATTGACTGGTGGAAATGGGCTGGAGGCTTTCAGAGCTGGCTCAGACTTGAGCAGGGGGATTCACAAGTCAGACCAATATGGGGAGTCGCCACCGTTAAGCATTATGTCCTCAGG GACTGAATCAAGAACCACTTCAAATGAAGAGCAGATACCATTTTGGAGGTCCAGTTCACATCACAAGAGGCCCTCTGCCGCTATG CCTGGTAGAGTCCCACTTATTCCTCTCGCTTCCCCTGAGGACGATAGAGATGATATGAAACACTTGAATAAGAGTGAGATGCCTCACCTCAATGGAAATATATGCAG GACGGAACCACGAGCCTCTTCAAATGAAGAGCAGATAGCCTTTTGGAGGTCCAGTTCACATCACAAGAGGCCCTCTGCTGCTATG CCTGGGAGAGTTGCTCTTCTTCCTTTCTCTATCCCAGAGGATGACAGTGACGATTTGAAACACACAAATAAGAGTGAGATGCCTCATCCCAATGGAATTATGAGCAG GCAGACGTCCGGGTCACGGGTGAACACTGCGTTGGCCTTCTCGGAGAGCAAGAAGAGCAGCTGGGAGGGCGAGTTGAGCCTCAAG CCTGTGGCTGTTAGTCCAGAGTCTCGTCCATGGGAAGATATCGCTGCAGAATCTACCACCACACTGCTTCACCGAGCAGACAAGAAAAGCACCAGCCCACCAGAAG ACACGACGGAGAGGATGAACCTGGTGATTGGCTCCAACTCGCCCGAGTCGTGCTGGACGTACCTGTTGGGGCTGGAGAGGATGGGGGACCCACGCTCTGACTCGGCCCTGCTCACACGGCTGCTCCAGTGCTACTCCAGAGTGTTCGCCAAGCTGCCCCTCAGCAAACACAGCAAGAACGAGAGCTACGCCAGGATGCTGGTCCGCTTCGCAGAGCTGAAGGG CATTGAGGATCCTGATGaagcacaggacaacttcattgTGGCCAGATCCAACAGCAGAGATTTTGCATTCGTCCATATTGCCCATGCTCAGTTTGAGCTCTCGCAAG GAAACAAGAGGAAAAGCACTTTAATACTACAGAAAGCTCTTGGGTTGAAGGCCAAACCCATCGAAACATTAGAACTGGCCCTGCAGAATTTGAAGGCAGGGAAAACACGGCTTACCTCTGCTGAGGATAAGGAGAACATTGCAG AGCCAGCAGCCCCAACCTTGTCAGCGCTTCAGAGGGATTGGCCGGAGAGGAAGGAGGCGAATGCACCCCAGCCGCCCGCCAGCCAGGCCCCCCAGAAACCCCTCATGGAGAGACCCTCCTCGGAGTGGAAACTCCCTGCTCGAATCCCTAGATATGTTTCTCCAgag GACAAGAAGCCCCCTATGCCCCCGCTGCGTACCCCTCGACTGGTGGATCCGctgcccccaccctcctctcacATTCCCACCAGACTCGGCACGGGCATCTCCTGCCAGACCCCCAACTACAAGGACCTGCCCCCCAACAG CTTCGTAACACCTGTCATGAAACAAAGACCACAAGTGGTGCCCACAACGCTACAGAGCAGCCAGCCCAGCCATACCCCTCTCCCTCAAACCCCTCAGAACCGGGTGTCAACTGTTCAGCAGACGCCCCAG GGGTCCGTGTTCTCCAATGAGTCCATCACCATAAAAGGTCAGCAGTTTTTCATTCTGAAGATGATCGGCAGCGGGGGATCCAGCAAG GTGTATCAGGTGTTGGATCACAAGAAGCAGCTGTACGCCATTAAGTATGTGGACCTGCAGGAGGCAGACACCCCGACGGTGGAGGGCTACAAGAACGAGATCGAGCACCTCAACCACCTGCAGCAGTACAGCGAGCAGATCATCAAACTCTACGACTA TGAGATCACTAGCAGCCATATCTACATGGTGATGGAGTGTGGGAATCTGGACCTCAACACCTGGTTGCGCAAGCGGAAGACTGTGAACGCGCTGGAGAGGAAGTTCTACTGGGGGAACATGCTGGAGGCAGTGCAGACCATCCACAAGCATG GAATCGTCCATAGTGATCTGAAGCCAGCCAACTTTGTCATTGTGAACGCCTCGTTGAAACTCATCGACTTTGGCATCGCGAATCGCATTCAACCAGACACGACGAGCATCATGAAAGACAATCCG GTGGGCACGCTGAACTACATGCCTCCAGAGGCCATCAGGGACACCTCGGCCAAAGCGGGGCAGGAGGGGACTTCAAAG ATCAGTCCCAAAGGTGACGTGTGGTCCCTGGGCTGCATCCTGTATTGCATGACGTATGGGAAGACCCCATTCCAGAGCATCACCAACCATCTGGCTAAGATGCACGCCATCATCGATCCAAAGCACGAGATTGAGTTCCGGGACATTTCTGAGAAAGATCTGTTGGATGTCCTTAAG AGGTGTCTGGTGCGCAACCCGAAGGAGAGGATCTCGATTGCCGAGCTCCTGGGGCATCCTTACCTCCAGATCCGGTCACAACAGCCTCCCACTCCTCCTGAACCTG AGAAGCCGTGCAGTGAGGACCTGAAGAGGATCCTGAATGAGCTGGCTGCCCTGCAGTCCCCCAACAGCATCGCCAGGGCTGCCAGT
- the dctn3 gene encoding dynactin subunit 3 codes for MEGENNISDLDARLQTLEKRVYGERGCKQNKQVKCVDSMVKVNAALANTANKRERVKILHKKIEDLVKYLDPQFTDYIAVPDAMKLEFILAEEDFLRSQASMLEQVHNLQPYMDSNHIKDVPELTTKLQRLSQIHIKQQDQNEEVSAEVKRLFEEYNKMMFLLSKQFAQWDETLRKLEGPKPGPKIE; via the exons ATGGAGGGTGAAAATAACATCTCAGATCTTGATGCGCGCTTGCAGACACTCGAAAAACGTGTTTACGGCGAAAGAGGATGTAAACAGAACAAACAAGTCAAG TGTGTGGATTCAATGGTGAAAGTAAATGCTGCCCTGGCGAACACTGCGAACAAGAGGGAGCGTGTCAAGATTCTTCACAAGAAAA TTGAAGATCTGGTGAAGTATTTGGACCCCCAGTTTACTGATTACATTGCTGTGCCAGATGCTATGAAACTGGAGTTCATTTTAGCAG AGGAGGATTTCTTGCGGTCCCAAGCATCCATGCTTGAGCAGGTACACAATCTTCAACCTTACATGGACAGCAACCACATCAAAG ATGTTCCTGAACTCACCACAAAACTACAGCGACTGTCACAAATCCACATTAAACAACAG gaccaGAATGAGGAAGTGTCTGCGGAGGTGAAGCGGCTGTTTGAGGAGTACAACAAGATG ATGTTCCTTCTCTCCAAACAGTTTGCCCAGTGGGACGAGACCCTCAGGAAACTGGAAGGACCCAAACCAGGGCCGAAAATCGAGTAG